One stretch of Aquimarina sp. Aq107 DNA includes these proteins:
- the clpB gene encoding ATP-dependent chaperone ClpB — MNFNNFTIKSQEAIQQAQQLAQGYGHQQIENEHIFKGIFNVDENVLPFLLKKLNVNINILQQVLDSTLESFPKVSGGDIQLSREAGKSLNEANIIAKSMEDEYVSIEHLVIAIFKSKSKIGQILKDQGVTEKHLKEAINEIRKGERVTSQSAEETYQSLSKYAKNLNELAENGKLDPVIGRDEEIRRILQILSRRTKNNPMLVGEPGTGKTAIAEGLAHRIIVGDIPENLKEKQIYSLDMGALIAGAKFKGEFEERLKAVVKEVTSSDGNIVLFIDEIHTLVGAGGGQGAMDAANILKPALARGELRAIGATTLDEYQKYFEKDKALERRFQKVVVDEPDTESAISILRGIKEKYETHHKVRIKDEAIIAAVELSQRYITNRFLPDKAIDLMDEAASKLRMEINSKPEELDVLDRKIMQLEIEIEAIKRENDESKLKSLNADLANFKEERNEIFSKWQSEKEVVDAIQNTKTNIEEYKLEAERAERNGDYGQVAELRYGKIKDAQENLEILQEQLSQQQSKSSLIKEEVTNDDIAEVVAKWTGIPVTRMLQSDREKLLVLEKELQKRVVGQIEAIQAVSDSVRRSRAGLQDQKRPIGSFLFLGTTGVGKTELAKALADYLFNDESAMTRIDMSEYQERHSVSRLVGAPPGYVGYDEGGQLTEAVRRKPYSVILLDEIEKAHPDTFNILLQVLDEGRLTDNKGRTADFRNTIIIMTSNMGSHIIQQKFEAVKDVDTAMESAKVEVLGLLKQSVRPEFLNRIDDIIMFTPLNETHIKEIVKLQLRNVSQMLKEQNITLDATDEAINFLSIKGFQPEFGARPVKRTIQKEVLNSLSKEILAGKISTESIILLDEFDNNLVFRNQTDLVL; from the coding sequence ATGAATTTCAATAATTTCACTATAAAATCACAAGAGGCTATCCAGCAAGCTCAGCAGCTTGCTCAAGGTTATGGCCATCAACAAATTGAGAACGAACACATTTTTAAAGGCATATTTAATGTAGATGAAAATGTACTCCCTTTTCTTTTGAAAAAATTAAATGTAAATATCAACATATTACAACAAGTATTAGATAGTACATTAGAAAGTTTTCCTAAAGTAAGTGGCGGAGATATCCAATTATCACGTGAGGCTGGAAAATCGTTAAATGAAGCCAATATTATTGCTAAATCTATGGAAGATGAATATGTATCCATTGAACATTTAGTAATTGCCATTTTTAAATCTAAAAGCAAAATTGGTCAGATTTTAAAGGATCAAGGTGTTACTGAAAAACATCTAAAAGAAGCTATTAATGAAATCAGAAAAGGAGAACGCGTAACTTCGCAAAGCGCTGAAGAAACATATCAGTCTTTAAGTAAATATGCTAAAAACCTTAATGAATTAGCGGAGAATGGTAAATTAGATCCGGTAATTGGAAGAGATGAAGAAATTCGTAGAATTCTGCAAATTTTATCCAGACGAACAAAAAACAACCCCATGCTAGTTGGAGAACCTGGTACGGGTAAAACAGCTATTGCAGAAGGACTAGCACATCGTATTATTGTAGGTGATATTCCAGAAAACCTAAAGGAAAAACAGATTTATTCATTAGATATGGGTGCCTTAATTGCTGGCGCAAAATTTAAAGGAGAGTTTGAAGAGCGATTAAAAGCAGTCGTAAAAGAAGTAACTTCTAGTGATGGAAATATCGTATTATTTATTGATGAAATACATACTTTAGTTGGCGCCGGAGGTGGACAAGGAGCAATGGATGCTGCTAATATTTTAAAACCAGCTTTAGCACGCGGAGAATTAAGAGCTATCGGAGCAACCACGTTGGATGAATACCAAAAGTACTTCGAAAAAGACAAAGCTTTAGAAAGAAGGTTCCAAAAAGTTGTTGTTGATGAACCAGATACTGAAAGTGCTATTTCTATCCTTAGAGGAATTAAAGAAAAATACGAAACACACCATAAAGTAAGAATCAAAGACGAAGCAATAATTGCAGCAGTAGAATTATCTCAAAGATATATCACTAACAGATTTTTGCCAGACAAAGCCATTGATCTTATGGATGAAGCTGCCTCTAAACTAAGAATGGAAATTAATTCCAAACCAGAAGAGTTAGATGTTTTAGATCGTAAGATTATGCAATTAGAGATTGAGATAGAAGCTATCAAACGTGAAAATGATGAATCAAAATTAAAATCTCTCAACGCTGATCTTGCAAATTTTAAAGAAGAAAGGAATGAAATTTTTTCTAAATGGCAAAGCGAAAAAGAAGTTGTAGATGCTATTCAGAATACTAAAACAAACATAGAAGAATATAAGTTAGAAGCAGAAAGAGCCGAACGAAACGGAGACTATGGACAAGTCGCCGAACTACGTTACGGAAAAATTAAAGATGCTCAGGAAAATTTAGAAATATTACAAGAACAACTAAGTCAACAGCAGAGTAAATCTTCTTTAATCAAAGAAGAGGTTACCAATGATGATATTGCAGAAGTAGTTGCTAAATGGACTGGAATTCCAGTAACTAGAATGTTACAGAGTGATCGTGAAAAGCTTCTAGTTTTAGAAAAAGAATTACAAAAACGAGTTGTAGGACAAATAGAAGCTATACAAGCAGTAAGTGATTCTGTAAGAAGAAGTCGTGCAGGACTTCAAGATCAAAAAAGACCTATTGGATCTTTCTTATTTCTAGGAACAACAGGAGTTGGTAAAACTGAATTAGCAAAAGCACTAGCTGATTATCTTTTTAATGATGAAAGTGCAATGACTAGAATTGATATGAGTGAATATCAAGAACGTCATTCCGTAAGTAGATTAGTGGGTGCTCCTCCAGGATATGTTGGATATGATGAAGGTGGGCAACTAACCGAAGCAGTAAGAAGAAAACCTTATTCTGTAATATTATTAGATGAGATTGAAAAAGCACATCCAGATACTTTTAATATATTATTACAAGTGTTGGACGAAGGCCGATTAACTGATAATAAAGGTAGAACAGCTGATTTTAGAAATACTATCATAATTATGACTAGTAATATGGGAAGCCATATCATTCAGCAAAAATTTGAAGCTGTAAAAGATGTCGATACCGCTATGGAAAGTGCTAAAGTAGAAGTGCTAGGATTATTAAAGCAATCAGTACGTCCAGAATTCTTAAATAGAATTGATGATATTATCATGTTTACACCATTAAATGAGACACACATAAAAGAAATTGTAAAATTACAATTAAGAAATGTATCCCAGATGTTAAAGGAACAAAATATAACCCTTGATGCAACTGATGAGGCTATTAATTTTCTATCTATAAAAGGTTTTCAACCAGAGTTTGGTGCTCGACCAGTAAAGCGTACCATACAAAAAGAAGTGTTGAATTCGTTATCCAAAGAAATTCTAGCTGGCAAAATATCTACAGAAAGTATTATACTTCTTGATGAGTTTGACAACAACTTAGTATTTAGAAATCAAACAGATCTTGTACTATAA